In Capsicum annuum cultivar UCD-10X-F1 chromosome 11, UCD10Xv1.1, whole genome shotgun sequence, one genomic interval encodes:
- the LOC124888974 gene encoding 60S ribosomal protein L2, mitochondrial-like, producing the protein MSIESSLLQLLTPTSYIGLDSVARAAYRPNIIDDVFFSALSSPKAKGETVSLFFGSSFGFPRIAIAGAKPAFFSPRMRESQRKKHSFRWQETLGLVGASERNESKPKTDQGSLPAKPIGEGLKDGTCKVDRAPVV; encoded by the exons atgtcgaTCGAGAGCAGCCTGCTTCAGCTTCTCACTCCCACTTCTTATATAGGACTAGATAGTGTTGCTCGTGCTGCGTACAGGCCCAACATTATAGAT GACGTTTTCTTCTCTGCCCTCTCCTCTCCAAAGGCCAAAGGAGAGACTGTATCCCTTTTCTTCGGTAGCTCTTTTGGTTTCCCAAGGATAGCGATAGCTGGAGCAAAGCCCGCTTTCTTCTCTCCGCGAATGAGAGAGAGTCAGAGGAAAAAACAC AGTTTTAGGTGGCAAGAGACTTTAGGGCTTGTTGGAGCTTCTGAGCGTAACGAATCGAAGCCGAAGACGGATCAAGGTAGCTTGCCTGCCAAGCCGATAGGCGAAGGGCTGAAGGATGGAACGTGCAAAGTAGATCGTGCACCTGTCGTGTGA